The stretch of DNA ATGATGGATCTAGTTTATTCCCCcataaacagtgtgtgtgtgtgtgtgtgtgtgtgaccagcTGAATGcagcactgttttttttttttttaaaggcttatTGTGTGTATGAAAAGTCCTGAAAATGAGCCCAGAATGGTGCTTATATgagcttccttttttttctgtgacctTTCTCAGTCTCAACTTTATGTATCCTTGTTTTATTGGCTGACATGTGAAACTCAGTGAAGGTGTCACAACGGTGTTTGTCAGGGTTGTATGATCGCTTTGTTGTAATCCAGTTCAGACTTTACAAGTGAATCTCCACTTAACAACAGTAGAAGCAGACATGTGATGGATTATCTGTCTCAAGAAAGGTTCAAGTTCCTgcaaattcattttaatatcatggtgaaatcaataaagaacacaacaagaaaaaaacatttaaaatatctgACTGAAAGGAAGacaaaatgttgctttaattCCCAAATTGCTCATCTTAATCTCAAGCCAGCCTACTCTGTTTGTGTTAGTGTCCctacctgttttctttttacgtCACCGTGCCTCTATGTGTTTCGTCTTTTTGATCTTATGATCTTTTCGtctccttctgtctgtgtgtctgcgtcGATGTCCGGCAGGCGTTCTGCGATGAGCTGGAGACGATGATCCAGGATCAGCTGAAGAAGGGGAAGACGCCTACAAGCCTGTTGGCTCTGCAGCAGATCGCTGATTTCATGACCACCAGCATGCCTTCCATGTATCCCGCTGCACCACAAGGAGGCATGGCAGCGCTCAATATGAGTAAGCAGAgaagtgaatgagtgtgtgtgactttttGACCTCCATAGCCCGGCTATGTCTCTGCTCACAATGACTAACACACTGCATGCCAGAATTCATTTCTGGACAAAGAGTCCAGTTTGATTTCAGTAAGAAGAATccatctgattttttttttttttctctcctgcccTGCGGGCAAGGAAATCACAAATGGGTCTTTTCTTCTGTACAGAGCGATGTATTTTATCCATTTTTGCCTGTTCTAATGTCCTTTGCTCCTCACCATCAACCCCGTCAACTCTTCACTGTACGTCAACTCTATCTGACCCCATCTTCACCTTTCAGGTCTGGGTATGGTGACTCCAGTGAATGACTTGCGTGGCTCAGACTCTATCTCATACGACAAGGGCGAGAAGCTGCTTCGCTGCAAGCTGGCCGCTTTCTATCGCCTCACCGACTTGTTCGGATGGTCCCAGCTCATCTACAACCATCTCACAGTAAGATAAATTTCAATCTTTATAATACAACAGATCGAGGTGActtaagttaaattaaattaacaaagTTGTTGTCCATTTATCTTTACCAGCTTTGTTCTGGCCAACGTTCTTCATTGATTGATCAGTTCAGCTAAATGTGAACCATTTTCTATGAACAGTATCATCTAATGTGACTGTCATCTGGTCCTTTTAGGTCAGGGTGAACTCAGACCAGGAGCGTTTCCTTATTGTCCCTTTTGGTCTCCTGTACAGTGAAGTCACTGCGTCCAGTCTGGTGAGAATCAGTGCTGATCTCTGTTGATGCTGCATgtctttacttttgttttttttcctaattttctATCAGTAAATGATGAGATTTTTTCTTAATTCCTCTTTAGATCCATTAGTTAATTTCTTATGTAATAAAATACAGAGGTGTTTGACAAAAATGAACCGCTTGTAGTCTGATTGAGATGCATAGCTGATATCATGATTATTAAACCTGTTGTCGTCTGCCCCACCTTTGCAGGTGAAGATAAACCTTCAAGGTGAAGTAGTGGACCGAGGAAGCACCAACCTCGGGGTCAACCAGGCCGGCTTCACTCTACACTCTGCCATCTACGCCGCACGGCCTGACGTCAAGTGTAttgtgcatgtacacacatctGCGGGTGCTGCGGTAAGTGACAGTGCACACGTAGTAATTATACccaatacacaaacagaaatggaCACATCATAGTAAGTTATATGTTACGTCAccttgggtttttttgtttttttatggacGCAGGTGTCGGCCATGAAATGCGGCCTGCTGCCCATCTCACCTGAGGCGCTGTCTCTGGGTGAGGTGGCCTACCATGACTACCACGGCATACTggtggatgatgaagaaaccgCTGTCATACAGAGGAACCTGGGGCCTAACAGCAAGGTAAcggcactgtgtgtgtgtgtgtgtgtgtgtgtgtgtttgtgtgtgtgtgtgagaaaacatgaagaattggagcaacaacagacatttttctgttgttatttttcccTATCCTCCAGGTGCTCATCCTAAGGAACCATGGCTTGGTGTCTGTAGGTGAAACAGTGGAGGAAGCTTTCTATTACATCCACAACCTGGTCACTGCCTGTGAGATCCAGGTAGGACACACGTTAAGCTCTCTAAAGGACATTCACTTTGTAATATGAGTTGGCAATAGCGACTAGCACCAGggcatttatttatgtaaaataacTTCTATATCTTTGAGTATgagtttgtcatttgtttttgtgatatttggtaTCATatgtttgtctgtatttttcatAACAATTGTCTTTGTCCCTTGTCTCTCCACTTCTCTATATATGTTCATATTTCttcatgtacatgtttattttattggatgtttgtgtgtctttgtatgtcCTCatgtccactttttttttttttttcccttctgtaCTCTggatctgtctgtgtttttgtctgtctgtattccCACAACATTTCTGCCAGGTGCGAACACTGGCCAGCGCTGGAGGGCCAGATAATCTGGTGATGCTGGACCCGGCGAAATACAAGTCTCGCCCACGGGTCCCTGAGCCAGCCGGCGACGGGTCCTCTACACACCCCAAGTGGCAAGTCGGGGAGCAGGAGTTTGAGGCTCTCATGAGAATGCTCGACAACTTGGTAACtacaaagaaaaagggaaaaactttaaactttttgCAGCAGAGTGGAGAGGTGGGAGGTTCTGAGAATATATTATTACATCTCTTGTTTGATGACATCcacaattaatctgctgaataACTTTTGTGTAAGAGTAACACAAGTAGATAAGATTGCATTGAgcaaatgtatgttttattgcttataaataacatttttaagaaaaagaatgtgttatttcttcttttaaaaggtAAATAGTCTCACTTTAAACTTTGATAGTTACTGTATTAATCATTTTCTAAACCCTGCTGTCGTTCTATCTCCTTGTCCTCATGTCTTCCAGGGCTACAGGACGGGCTATCCTTACCGCTGCCCGGCATTGCGAGACAAAGCTAAAAAGTACAGTGACGTGGAGAACGCTCCCTCCTCCCACGGTGGTTACTCCTACGGGGAGGACAGCGACTCAGGTGCTCGCTCCCCGCTGAAACACAGCTTCCAGCGCGGCCAGCGTGACAAGACCCGCTGGCTCAATGCCGGCGGCCGGCCCGACGAGCCCTACGAGGACGGGCCCGACGGCAGCAGCCCCAAGTCGAAGCCTAAGGTGTGGACGAACATAACACACGATCACGTCAAACCCTTGCTGCAGTCTCTCTCGTCCGGTGTCTGCGTGCCAAGCTGTATAACCAACTGCTTGGTCTGTGCCTACCTTATTGTTCATAGTATAGATTTTACAGCTACCTTGTTGGTGGAAACGGGTAGGTGGTCGGCATCTTGAGGCTCAGGGGACAGCGAGGGGTAAAAGTTTAgcacaaagctgttttttctttttacataagTGATTGCAGGGCTAAAAACAGAATCCTGTTTTTCACTGCTAAGCTTTTTTTTAGGTTCACTCACTGTAATTTAAGATGTCCTATTAACCCACCTATCTGATGCAGTTACCTCTACTCTTTTAATTACCTCTTAAGCTTAgctgggtgtttttttttccttttttccttctggTCTCTTAACGCTTCATGATGCCAGGCCATCTGCCCACAGCATGCCCCACTGCATGTGTAGTAGTGAAATGCATTGTTGGTGTTGATGTTTTTCCCAGAGGAGCGAGCAGCAGGGGTGTGGCATGAGTCCTCAAGTGGGCAGGTAAACATGGCAAGACACGGTGATGTTGCTGCTAACCATAATACGCACTCTTGGTTTTATTAGTTAGCTTACTTTGTCGCTTAAAGATGAGTCAGTTGGAAAAATAAAGCGAGTGTAGCGAGATTTGAGGCTATATCAACTAAAATCTCATTAGTGTCAGTTTGCTTTGTGGGTTGCTCACACACAGAGCTTCTTTATTATACATCTTCTAACACATTGCTTGCATAAATAAGGGAGGTGGCATGGCTTTAATTGAGAAAATTTAATTTCCTGAATAATGCCAGATACATgacagacattttaaaagaaaaacaataaagtaaaacagaaaTCTTTAGTATGAACTTTCCTCGGCAAAGAGTTATGCAGCCtgcttttctgattttttttttttattttcctcaaatACCTGCAACTGCTCCCAGTTGTACGTttccccttttttgtttttgtcctctcTAGTTTTCTTCTGGTTTTGAACACCTCAAGGTGATCGCCTGCATGAGTGGATttgttaaaagcaaaaaaaaaaaaaaaaaaaaaagcaaaactgaacaaatttGACCTGACTTTTAAATCAATTATCTCCTGTTGGGAAAGTAGGAAATGTTGTGTTGTGAGACTCTTTCTCAGT from Thunnus albacares chromosome 18, fThuAlb1.1, whole genome shotgun sequence encodes:
- the add1 gene encoding alpha-adducin isoform X7, which translates into the protein MNTNMNNKQQTLQQENQTEGNLTVSRETLRPSSCKPGGQTRMNGESGAGVVTAPPPTTAPHKERYFDRVDESSPEYQRERNMAPDLRQDFNMMEQRKRVSMILQSPAFCDELETMIQDQLKKGKTPTSLLALQQIADFMTTSMPSMYPAAPQGGMAALNMSLGMVTPVNDLRGSDSISYDKGEKLLRCKLAAFYRLTDLFGWSQLIYNHLTVRVNSDQERFLIVPFGLLYSEVTASSLVKINLQGEVVDRGSTNLGVNQAGFTLHSAIYAARPDVKCIVHVHTSAGAAVSAMKCGLLPISPEALSLGEVAYHDYHGILVDDEETAVIQRNLGPNSKVLILRNHGLVSVGETVEEAFYYIHNLVTACEIQVRTLASAGGPDNLVMLDPAKYKSRPRVPEPAGDGSSTHPKWQVGEQEFEALMRMLDNLGYRTGYPYRCPALRDKAKKYSDVENAPSSHGGYSYGEDSDSGARSPLKHSFQRGQRDKTRWLNAGGRPDEPYEDGPDGSSPKSKPKVWTNITHDHVKPLLQSLSSGVCVPSCITNCLWTKEDGLRQAAAANQFIPLNTNPKEVLEMRNKIREQNLQDIKTAGPQSQVLCAGTVVERSFNQDAPLSDCTDTIDGLDVSEGSYSPAKSIRKGELVTASKAIIEKEYQPKVIVSKQGPNPFTKLTDQELDEYRKEVEQKQKGPEEPEQLEEPEEEATGQKPTSTPPSTPIRAEEGEGNTKEYLLP
- the add1 gene encoding alpha-adducin isoform X5, producing MNTNMNNKQQTLQQENQTEGNLTVSRETLRPSSCKPGGQTRMNGESGAGVVTAPPPTTAPHKERYFDRVDESSPEYQRERNMAPDLRQDFNMMEQRKRVSMILQSPAFCDELETMIQDQLKKGKTPTSLLALQQIADFMTTSMPSMYPAAPQGGMAALNMSLGMVTPVNDLRGSDSISYDKGEKLLRCKLAAFYRLTDLFGWSQLIYNHLTVRVNSDQERFLIVPFGLLYSEVTASSLVKINLQGEVVDRGSTNLGVNQAGFTLHSAIYAARPDVKCIVHVHTSAGAAVSAMKCGLLPISPEALSLGEVAYHDYHGILVDDEETAVIQRNLGPNSKVLILRNHGLVSVGETVEEAFYYIHNLVTACEIQVRTLASAGGPDNLVMLDPAKYKSRPRVPEPAGDGSSTHPKWQVGEQEFEALMRMLDNLGYRTGYPYRCPALRDKAKKYSDVENAPSSHGGYSYGEDSDSGARSPLKHSFQRGQRDKTRWLNAGGRPDEPYEDGPDGSSPKSKPKVWTNITHDHVKPLLQSLSSGVCVPSCITNCLWTKEDGLRQAAAANQFIPLNTNPKEVLEMRNKIREQNLQDIKTAGPQSQVLCAGTVVERSFNQDAPLSDCTDTIDGLDVSEGSYSPAKSIRKGELVTASKAIIEKEYQPKVIVSKQGPNPFTKLTDQELDEYRKEVEQKQKGPEEPEQLEEPEEEATGQKPTSTPPSTPIRAEEESLPEQTYKDDSDAATLRQTLPDLTPDDPSDAPALPAEDSAPAPAPAPATADAAEGEEAADAGDQEGDESPSKSPSKKKKKFRTPSFLKKNKKKTES
- the add1 gene encoding alpha-adducin isoform X6, whose protein sequence is MNTNMNNKQQTLQQENQTEGNLTVSRETLRPSSCKPGGQTRMNGESGAGVVTAPPPTTAPHKERYFDRVDESSPEYQRERNMAPDLRQDFNMMEQRKRVSMILQSPAFCDELETMIQDQLKKGKTPTSLLALQQIADFMTTSMPSMYPAAPQGGMAALNMSLGMVTPVNDLRGSDSISYDKGEKLLRCKLAAFYRLTDLFGWSQLIYNHLTVRVNSDQERFLIVPFGLLYSEVTASSLVKINLQGEVVDRGSTNLGVNQAGFTLHSAIYAARPDVKCIVHVHTSAGAAVSAMKCGLLPISPEALSLGEVAYHDYHGILVDDEETAVIQRNLGPNSKVLILRNHGLVSVGETVEEAFYYIHNLVTACEIQVRTLASAGGPDNLVMLDPAKYKSRPRVPEPAGDGSSTHPKWQVGEQEFEALMRMLDNLGYRTGYPYRCPALRDKAKKYSDVENAPSSHGGYSYGEDSDSGARSPLKHSFQRGQRDKTRWLNAGGRPDEPYEDGPDGSSPKSKPKVWTNITHDHVKPLLQSLSSGVCVPSCITNCLWTKEDGLRQAAAANQFIPLNTNPKEVLEMRNKIREQNLQDIKTAGPQSQVLCAGTVVERSFNQGELVTASKAIIEKEYQPKVIVSKQGPNPFTKLTDQELDEYRKEVEQKQKGPEEPEQLEEPEEEATGQKPTSTPPSTPIRAEEESLPEQTYKDDSDAATLRQTLPDLTPDDPSDAPALPAEDSAPAPAPAPATADAAEGEEAADAGDQEGDESPSKSPSKKKKKFRTPSFLKKNKKKTES
- the add1 gene encoding alpha-adducin isoform X3 — encoded protein: MNGESGAGVVTAPPPTTAPHKERYFDRVDESSPEYQRERNMAPDLRQDFNMMEQRKRVSMILQSPAFCDELETMIQDQLKKGKTPTSLLALQQIADFMTTSMPSMYPAAPQGGMAALNMSLGMVTPVNDLRGSDSISYDKGEKLLRCKLAAFYRLTDLFGWSQLIYNHLTVRVNSDQERFLIVPFGLLYSEVTASSLVKINLQGEVVDRGSTNLGVNQAGFTLHSAIYAARPDVKCIVHVHTSAGAAVSAMKCGLLPISPEALSLGEVAYHDYHGILVDDEETAVIQRNLGPNSKVLILRNHGLVSVGETVEEAFYYIHNLVTACEIQVRTLASAGGPDNLVMLDPAKYKSRPRVPEPAGDGSSTHPKWQVGEQEFEALMRMLDNLGYRTGYPYRCPALRDKAKKYSDVENAPSSHGGYSYGEDSDSGARSPLKHSFQRGQRDKTRWLNAGGRPDEPYEDGPDGSSPKSKPKVWTNITHDHVKPLLQSLSSGVCVPSCITNCLWTKEDGLRQAAAANQFIPLNTNPKEVLEMRNKIREQNLQDIKTAGPQSQVLCAGTVVERSFNQDAPLSDCTDTIDGLDVSEGSYSPAKSIRKGELVTASKAIIEKEYQPKVIVSKQGPNPFTKLTDQELDEYRKEVEQKQKGPEVQGQDDCREGSASSESCPEPEMVPEGRASISTPLQSANDSPTLEKAPLAAPTPATPASEQGSAGTVTDEVFSTADECFSAPDSPHKEFHCAVLLALSKEPTVVEAAEGDQAPGTPEEAESSLNSGLPLPSSPCSALARLTTYHCTETFGNPRLLCSLLFLGVLSLLPLFYFVQAPSLPTVQSLKPLLDFFFFFFPPPPHPISLMSCLKASELWQIKYLSAV